The Neurospora crassa OR74A linkage group IV, whole genome shotgun sequence genome has a segment encoding these proteins:
- a CDS encoding chromatin remodeling complex subunit, with amino-acid sequence MSGQTGKWREEQVLVICPGSSTTMAQLGCGELSPPAHRFPTRMFRDEETGQWRPYHTFKRKKAAAVPAPVVEGEQKTEETKPEGEKKEEDEWEYVEDQDSDEGAVYPIQGGHIVVMDAFLAFLEHVHSSLTTTYHNTPIMLMASPQWTRPDCETLARYIFEKTKTPALCLINSAIATQYGLKWPNMTVVDIGFEKVDVTCIYDSRIVAHRDVGAGWPENSAEEEREISGGEVFTRKLQQLLKDKINGFNRDMAEQLKKSNICEVLPYAPDKPKLMDLPTEDVPVAAVATTTTGAAAAAAASGTTTEGPKIVEPVADEPIYDAEGNLVDDEGVLDVANIVATGQTREFLAKKEKEKQEKAKKKGKDKEAEANRAMRLPNSKRVKNVFHFEEYVTEEVPIVQPAPPAPAPAPAAQHVPATTEGAKDVEMADAPAAPPAEGAEKKDEEKKDEAKTEEQKPDAPATEDKKPEEKPSEPAPEPATEAPQPAEAPKAPEPAAAPTPPAPEGPVPTERQTKRIRRDIEVGLERFEFADRAEIDRIVTAIYNAVQSIDDMYMRPPCWESLVFVGNGARIRGLKENILQTLQARHLISPSSATIFTSELPSNIGTPTAGTPGPGGASTPIASGPGGAQSGSLLQAATSAAAANANLSVGPGGAQGFQGGAEGSQLGQHHFHSQTPTNIKLAQLPTYLSEWTKNGFEEAMFLGAQVAARMAFCIHNFDAQGLEMQRYMSLSRVDYNELGPKGIRLHSMLGW; translated from the exons ATGTCAGGCCAGACAGGCAAATGGCGAGAAGAGCAAGTCCTCGTCATCTGCCCTGGCAGTTCGACAACCATGGCCCAGCTCGGTTGTGGGGAACTCAGTCCGCCCGCCCACCGTTTTCCGACGCGCATGTTTAGAGACGAAGAGACGGGTCAATGGAGGCCCTACCATACTttcaagaggaagaaggctgccGCTGTGCCTGCGCCTGTAGTCGAGGGAGAACAGAAAACAGAAGAAACAAAGCCAgaaggggagaagaaggaagaagacgagtgGGAATATGTTGAGGACCAGGACTCGGACGAGGGCGCTGTTTATCCTATCCAGG GCGGCCACATCGTCGTAATGGAcgccttcctcgccttcctcGAACACGTCCACTCTAGCCTGACCACCACCTACCACAACACGCCCATAATGCTCATGGCCTCCCCGCAATGGACACGCCCAGACTGCGAAACCTTGGCTCGTTACATATTCGAAAAGACCAAGACACCCGCCCTGTGTCTGATCAACTCCGCCATTGCGACGCAGTACGGCCTCAAGTGGCCCAACATGACTGTTGTCGATATCGGGTTTGAGAAGGTCGACGTGACGTGTATCTACGACAGCAGGATCGTGGCGCATAGGGATGTTGGGGCGGGATGGCCAGAGAACAGcgcagaagaggaaagggaaatCAGCGGTGGAGAGGTCTTCACACGGAAACTGCAGCAGCTATTGAAGGATAAGATCAATGGGTTCAACCGCGACATGGCCGAGCAACTGAAGAAGAGTAACATCTGCGAAGTGCTGCCTTATGCGCCGGACAAGCCCAAGCTGATGGATCTCCCTACCGAGGATGTCCCTGTTGCTGCGgttgctactactactaccggaGCGGCGGCCGCTGCAGCGGCTTCGGGCACTACGACAGAAGGACCGAAGATTGTCGAGCCGGTTGCTGACGAACCGATCTACGACGCTGAAGGAAACTTGGTGGATGATGAGGGTGTGCTCGACGTTGCGAATATCGTGGCCACAGGTCAGACCAGGGAGTTCTTGgccaagaaagagaaggagaagcaggagaaggcgaagaagaagggcaaggataAAGAGGCGGAGGCGAATAGAGCGATGAGGTTGCCCAACTCTAAGAGGGTGAAGAACGTTTTCCACTTTGAGGAGTACGTTACCGAGGAGGTCCCGATTGTTCAGCCTGCTCCGCcagcaccggcaccggcaccggccgCACAGCATGTACCAGCGACGACAGAGGGTGCTAAGGATGTTGAGATGGCTGATGCGCCCGCGGCACCACCAGCGGAAGgagccgagaagaaggatgaagaaaagaaggatgaaGCCAAGACTGAGGAGCAAAAACCGGACGCCCCTGCTACGGAGGACAAGAAGCCCGAGGAGAAACCATCCGAACCCGCACCAGAACCCGCCACCGAAGCGCCCCAGCCTGCCGAAGCGCCAAAGGCCCCCGAGCCCGCTGCTGCCCCCACCCCTCCCGCACCAGAAGGCCCCGTCCCCACCGAGCGTCAAACCAAGCGCATCCGGCGAGACATCGAAGTCGGCCTCGAGCGCTTCGAGTTCGCCGACCGCGCCGAGATCGACCGCATCGTCACCGCCATCTACAACGCCGTCCAGTCTATCGACGACATGTACATGCGCCCTCCCTGCTGGGAAtccctcgtcttcgtcggcaACGGCGCCCGCATCCGCGGTCTCAAGGAAAACATTCTTCAAACCCTACAAGCCCGCCACCTCATCTCCCCCTCGAGCGCAACCATCTTCACCTCCGAACTGCCCTCCAACATCGGCACCCCCACAGCCGGCACGCCCGGTCCTGGAGGTGCTTCGACGCCTATCGCTAGCGGTCCTGGCGGTGCGCAGTCCGGTTCGCTACTACAAGCCGCCACTTCCGCCGCGGCCGCGAATGCAAACCTCAGCGTAGGACCCGGCGGCGCTCAGGGATTCCAGGGAGGCGCGGAGGGAAGCCAGCTGGGTCAGCACCACTTCCACAGCCAGACGCCGACCAATATCAAGCTGGCGCAGCTGCCAACGTATTTGAGCGAATGGACCAAGAACGGGTTCGAGGAGGCCATGTTCCTTGGCGCGCAGGTGGCTGCGAGGATGGCGTTTTGCATACACAATTTTGATGCGCAGGGGTTGGAGATGCAGCGGTATATGAGTTTGAGTAGGGTTGATTATAA TGAGTTGGGTCCTAAGGGGATTAGGCTGCATTCTATGTTGGGGTGGTAG